One Streptomyces sp. V4I8 genomic window carries:
- a CDS encoding ABATE domain-containing protein, whose translation MELAYYSDYAVRLVNTEDPARGKDSLTSVEAVRDLFGVNQEAARRATDGDVTRFRSVRARLRAVFEAADQGDEAMAVNLLNALLLEFPVSPQISGHNFRDDDGRPLWHMHLADHPSNATAGYTAIAAMGLAFHLTEYGVDRLGLCEASPCRNAYLDTSTNRSRRYCSDRCATRANVAAYRARKRLEADRSAKTGRTADSAQRATANGER comes from the coding sequence GTGGAACTGGCCTATTACTCGGATTACGCCGTACGACTCGTCAACACCGAGGACCCGGCCCGGGGGAAGGACTCGCTGACCTCGGTCGAGGCCGTCCGCGATCTGTTCGGCGTCAACCAGGAGGCGGCCCGCCGCGCCACCGACGGGGACGTCACCCGCTTCCGCTCGGTGCGGGCACGGCTGAGGGCGGTCTTCGAGGCGGCGGACCAGGGCGACGAGGCGATGGCGGTGAACCTGCTGAACGCCCTCCTGCTGGAGTTCCCGGTGAGCCCGCAGATCTCCGGCCACAACTTCCGGGACGACGACGGCCGCCCCCTGTGGCACATGCACCTGGCGGACCACCCGTCGAACGCCACCGCGGGCTACACGGCCATCGCGGCGATGGGCCTGGCCTTCCACCTCACCGAGTACGGCGTGGACCGCCTGGGCCTGTGCGAGGCCTCCCCGTGCCGCAACGCCTACCTCGACACGTCCACCAACCGCTCCCGGCGCTACTGCTCGGACCGCTGCGCGACCCGCGCCAACGTGGCCGCCTACCGCGCCCGCAAGCGCCTGGAGGCCGACCGGTCGGCGAAGACGGGCCGCACGGCCGACAGCGCCCAGCGCGCCACCGCGAACGGCGAGCGCTGA